The Urbifossiella limnaea genome has a window encoding:
- a CDS encoding ABC-F family ATP-binding cassette domain-containing protein, with translation MATLLQLTKASKHYGDQILLDDADATIGDDVKVGFIGRNGAGKSTLLRILLGEEELDAGEVFRHPNLRLGYLRQHDPFLPGETAIDFLMRDSEQPDWRCGEVAGRFEIKGSYLDGPVAKLSGGWQTRLKLAALLLHEPNLLMLDEPTNFLDLRTQILLEHFLRDFRAACLIVSHDRAFLAATCTHTLGLARGKLTSFPGKVDAFLQFERERREHDERSNAGILAKRKHLEDFIARNKARASTAALAQSKAKALEKLETVEIESDEPTASIRAPRVEARKGAALRCRDVTIGYPERAIASGIDLEVDHGTRVAVVGDNGQGKTTFLRTVVESLKPLKGDVRWGHGCKVGVYAQHVYTSLPGDWTVIDYLRSKGRGRTEQEVLAVAGALLFRKSHVEKPIPVLSGGERARLVLAGLLLGEFNVLVLDEPGNHLDVDTVEALMDALIAYQGTVVFTSHDRHFAGRVATSVIEVREGRVVVYPGRYADYLDRVEKEVDAGEREAAVGKVKAPAEVAKARPVARAARRGEKEVRKEMKTLEKTIALLDEQKRAANAKLMETTNPAEALRLHEEVAALTAKLDPAEERWLELQEELDG, from the coding sequence ATGGCTACCCTGCTGCAGCTCACCAAGGCGTCCAAACACTACGGCGACCAGATTCTGCTCGACGACGCCGACGCCACCATCGGCGACGACGTGAAGGTCGGCTTCATCGGCCGCAACGGCGCCGGCAAGAGTACCCTCCTCCGCATTCTCCTCGGCGAGGAGGAACTCGACGCCGGCGAGGTGTTCCGACACCCGAACCTCCGCCTCGGGTACCTCCGCCAGCACGACCCGTTCCTGCCGGGCGAAACGGCCATCGACTTCCTCATGCGCGACAGCGAGCAGCCCGACTGGCGCTGCGGCGAAGTCGCCGGCCGGTTCGAGATCAAGGGTAGCTACCTCGACGGCCCCGTCGCCAAGCTGTCCGGCGGCTGGCAGACGCGCCTCAAGCTCGCGGCGCTGCTGCTGCACGAGCCCAACCTGCTGATGCTCGACGAGCCGACGAACTTCCTCGACCTGCGGACGCAGATTCTCCTCGAACACTTCCTCCGCGACTTCCGCGCGGCGTGCCTCATCGTCTCGCACGACCGGGCGTTTCTCGCCGCCACCTGCACCCACACCCTCGGCCTGGCCCGCGGCAAGCTCACCAGCTTCCCCGGCAAGGTCGATGCGTTCCTGCAGTTCGAGAGGGAGCGCCGCGAGCACGACGAGCGCTCCAACGCCGGCATCCTGGCCAAGCGGAAGCACCTCGAAGACTTCATCGCCCGGAACAAGGCCCGCGCCAGCACCGCGGCGCTGGCGCAGTCGAAGGCCAAGGCGCTCGAGAAGCTGGAGACGGTCGAGATCGAGTCGGACGAGCCGACGGCCAGCATCCGCGCCCCGCGGGTGGAGGCGCGCAAGGGGGCGGCCCTGCGCTGCCGCGACGTGACCATTGGCTACCCCGAGCGCGCCATCGCCAGCGGCATCGACCTGGAAGTGGACCACGGCACCCGCGTCGCCGTCGTCGGCGACAACGGCCAGGGGAAGACGACGTTCCTGCGCACGGTCGTCGAGTCGCTGAAGCCGCTGAAGGGCGACGTGCGCTGGGGCCACGGCTGCAAGGTCGGCGTGTACGCCCAGCACGTCTACACGTCGCTCCCGGGCGACTGGACGGTCATCGATTACCTCCGGTCGAAGGGGCGCGGGCGGACGGAGCAGGAAGTCCTCGCCGTCGCCGGAGCGCTGTTGTTTCGCAAGTCGCACGTCGAGAAGCCGATCCCGGTGCTGTCCGGCGGCGAGCGGGCGCGGCTCGTCCTCGCGGGGTTGTTGCTCGGCGAGTTCAACGTGCTGGTGCTCGACGAACCCGGGAACCACCTGGACGTGGACACGGTCGAGGCGCTGATGGACGCGCTGATCGCGTACCAGGGGACGGTGGTGTTCACGAGCCACGACCGGCACTTCGCCGGCCGGGTGGCGACGAGCGTGATCGAGGTCCGCGAGGGGCGCGTGGTGGTGTACCCGGGCCGGTACGCCGACTACCTCGACCGCGTCGAGAAGGAAGTGGACGCCGGCGAGCGCGAGGCGGCCGTGGGCAAGGTGAAGGCGCCGGCGGAGGTGGCGAAGGCCCGGCCGGTTGCGCGGGCGGCGCGGCGGGGGGAGAAGGAGGTCCGCAAGGAGATGAAGACGCTGGAAAAGACCATCGCCCTGCTCGACGAGCAGAAGCGGGCCGCGAACGCGAAGCTCATGGAGACTACGAACCCGGCCGAAGCGCTGCGGTTGCACGAGGAGGTGGCGGCGCTCACCGCAAAACTCGACCCGGCCGAGGAGCGCTGGCTGGAGTTGCAGGAGGAGTTGGACGGCTGA
- the fumC gene encoding class II fumarate hydratase: MPAYRTETDSMGPIRVPADRYYGAQTARSLVHFAVGADTMPRPVIRAFGILKKAAARTNAELGLMPADRRDLIGRAADEVIAGTLDDHFPLRVWQTGSGTQTNMNVNEVISNRAIELAGGVMGSKKPVHPNDDVNMSQSSNDTFPTAMHIAAAEEVVHRLLPSVSALRKTFADKAAEFADVVKIGRTHLMDAVPLTLGQEFGGYVAQMEYGIKAVEAALPMVYELALGGTAVGTGLNSHPQFAAKVAKEIASLTSLPFVTAPNKFQALAGHEPLTFLSGALKTLAVGLMKIANDIRWLASGPRCGLGELTIPENEPGSSIMPGKVNPTQSEAMTMVCVQVLGNDAAVGFAASQGNFELNVFKPVIIHNVMHSIRLLTDACRSFREHCAADMPETDYEALEYVVGADSGMVEVDQSALKPKAGGKVRKGIDANRAAISRIVNESLMLVTALNRHIGYDAAAKIAKTAHHNGTTLREEAVKLAPPLKDGGGVLTAEKFDQIVRPETMTGPGAG, encoded by the coding sequence ATGCCCGCCTACCGCACCGAAACCGACAGCATGGGGCCGATCCGCGTCCCCGCCGACCGCTATTACGGCGCCCAGACGGCCCGCTCGCTCGTCCACTTCGCCGTCGGCGCCGACACCATGCCGCGGCCCGTCATCCGCGCCTTCGGCATCCTCAAGAAGGCTGCCGCGCGCACCAACGCCGAGCTCGGCCTGATGCCCGCCGACCGCCGCGACCTGATCGGCCGCGCCGCCGACGAGGTGATCGCCGGCACGCTCGACGACCACTTCCCCCTCCGCGTCTGGCAGACCGGCAGCGGCACGCAGACCAACATGAACGTGAACGAGGTCATCTCCAACCGCGCCATCGAGCTCGCCGGCGGCGTCATGGGGTCGAAGAAGCCGGTCCACCCGAACGACGACGTGAACATGTCGCAGTCGTCGAACGACACGTTCCCCACGGCGATGCACATCGCCGCCGCGGAGGAGGTGGTTCACCGGCTGCTCCCGAGCGTGTCGGCGCTGCGGAAGACGTTCGCCGACAAGGCCGCGGAGTTCGCCGACGTGGTGAAGATCGGCCGCACGCACCTGATGGACGCCGTGCCGCTGACGCTCGGCCAGGAGTTCGGCGGGTACGTGGCGCAGATGGAGTACGGCATCAAGGCCGTGGAGGCGGCGCTGCCGATGGTGTACGAGCTGGCCCTCGGCGGCACCGCCGTCGGCACCGGGCTGAACAGCCACCCGCAGTTCGCTGCGAAGGTGGCGAAGGAGATCGCGTCGCTGACCAGCCTGCCGTTCGTGACGGCGCCGAACAAGTTCCAGGCGCTCGCCGGTCACGAGCCGCTGACGTTCCTCAGCGGCGCCCTCAAGACGCTCGCCGTCGGCCTCATGAAGATCGCCAACGACATCCGCTGGCTGGCGAGCGGGCCGCGGTGCGGGCTCGGCGAGCTGACCATCCCGGAGAACGAGCCCGGGAGCTCGATCATGCCGGGGAAGGTGAACCCGACGCAGAGCGAGGCGATGACGATGGTGTGCGTGCAGGTGCTCGGCAACGACGCCGCCGTCGGGTTCGCCGCGAGCCAGGGGAACTTCGAGCTCAACGTGTTCAAGCCGGTCATCATCCACAACGTGATGCACAGCATCCGCCTGCTGACCGACGCCTGCCGAAGCTTCCGCGAGCACTGCGCCGCCGACATGCCGGAGACGGACTACGAGGCGCTGGAGTACGTGGTCGGCGCCGACAGCGGCATGGTGGAGGTGGACCAGTCGGCGCTGAAGCCGAAGGCCGGCGGCAAGGTGCGGAAGGGGATCGACGCCAACCGCGCGGCGATATCGCGGATCGTGAACGAGTCGCTGATGCTGGTGACCGCGCTGAACCGGCACATCGGGTACGACGCGGCGGCGAAGATCGCCAAGACGGCGCACCACAACGGCACGACGCTGCGGGAGGAGGCGGTGAAGCTGGCGCCGCCGCTGAAGGACGGCGGCGGCGTGCTGACGGCGGAGAAGTTCGACCAGATCGTGCGCCCCGAGACGATGACGGGCCCGGGCGCCGGGTAA
- a CDS encoding DUF447 domain-containing protein codes for MILEGLVTTRAADGSPHLAPMGPRVAPDFARFTLCPFPTSGTYRNLVAHPEGVLHVTDDALLIARAALGAAELPPVRPASKVAGFVLADCCRHYEFVVKSVDDSGERVTIEAEVVHSERHRDFWGFNRAKHAVVEAAILATRLHLLPRDEVAAEFRKLRVIVGKTGGAAEHAAMDFLDARLAEAPR; via the coding sequence ATGATCCTCGAAGGGCTCGTCACCACCCGCGCCGCCGACGGCTCGCCTCACCTGGCCCCGATGGGGCCGCGGGTGGCGCCGGACTTCGCCCGCTTCACCCTCTGCCCGTTCCCGACCTCGGGCACCTACCGCAACCTCGTCGCCCACCCGGAAGGCGTCCTCCACGTGACCGACGACGCCCTCCTGATCGCCCGTGCCGCCCTCGGCGCCGCCGAGTTGCCGCCCGTGCGCCCGGCGTCGAAGGTGGCCGGCTTCGTCCTTGCCGACTGCTGCCGGCACTACGAGTTCGTCGTGAAGAGCGTTGACGACAGCGGCGAGCGGGTGACCATCGAGGCGGAGGTGGTGCATAGCGAGCGGCACCGCGACTTCTGGGGCTTCAACCGGGCGAAACACGCGGTCGTGGAGGCGGCCATCCTGGCGACGCGGCTGCACCTCCTGCCGCGCGATGAGGTGGCGGCGGAGTTTCGGAAGCTGCGGGTGATAGTGGGCAAGACCGGCGGCGCGGCCGAGCACGCGGCGATGGACTTCCTGGACGCGCGGCTCGCGGAGGCGCCCCGATGA
- a CDS encoding DUF1579 domain-containing protein, translated as MTRFMAPAVLAVAVCGTVAAQPPALPGPELNVLKAMVGTWDTTMKMEGTESKGTCVYKMDVGGLWLASNFEGDLGGMKFSGRGYDSYDPSKKKYVGLWIDSMMPSVMVMEGSYDAAKKTMTMVGSAPGPDGKLEKMQAVSVMPDADTIDFKMYMGDAKQPAFTILYKRKK; from the coding sequence ATGACCCGATTCATGGCGCCGGCGGTGCTGGCGGTGGCGGTGTGCGGGACGGTCGCGGCGCAGCCGCCGGCCCTCCCCGGCCCGGAACTGAATGTGCTCAAGGCGATGGTCGGCACGTGGGACACGACGATGAAGATGGAGGGGACGGAGAGCAAGGGGACGTGTGTTTACAAGATGGACGTGGGCGGGCTGTGGCTGGCGTCGAACTTCGAGGGCGACCTCGGCGGGATGAAGTTCAGCGGCCGCGGGTACGACAGCTACGACCCCTCGAAGAAGAAGTACGTGGGGCTGTGGATCGACAGCATGATGCCGAGCGTGATGGTGATGGAGGGGAGCTACGACGCGGCGAAAAAGACGATGACGATGGTGGGGAGCGCCCCCGGCCCGGACGGGAAGCTGGAGAAGATGCAGGCCGTGTCGGTGATGCCGGACGCGGACACGATCGACTTCAAGATGTACATGGGCGACGCGAAGCAGCCGGCGTTCACGATCCTGTACAAGCGGAAGAAGTGA
- a CDS encoding beta-RFAP synthase gives MTRVTAPSRLHFGLFHVPAGGDPAPARAFGGVGLLIDQPGVVVSARPSDSWQFEGPLASRAQVFAHRFLAGRPDVRPLQVLVERTPPEHAGLGVGTQLGLAVAKALAVEAGDPDPTATELAVCVGRGERSAIGVHGFDRGGLIVEPGKAPGEAVSPLLTRVLLPEAWRVAVLLPNVSAVWHGGREREAFAAARPSGLTDVLCRIALLGMLPAAVAGDLDGFGDAVYEFNRRAGEPFAAAQGGAYADPAVAALVDALRSRGVRGVGQSSWGPSVFAVVGSADEAARLATTLPGGVRGWVARASAGHVVERG, from the coding sequence ATGACGCGGGTGACCGCCCCGAGCCGGCTCCACTTCGGCCTGTTCCACGTCCCCGCCGGCGGCGACCCCGCACCCGCTCGCGCGTTCGGGGGCGTCGGCCTGCTCATCGACCAACCCGGCGTCGTCGTCTCCGCCCGGCCGTCGGACTCGTGGCAGTTCGAGGGGCCGCTCGCCAGCCGGGCGCAGGTGTTCGCACACCGCTTCCTCGCCGGCCGGCCCGACGTGCGGCCGCTCCAGGTACTCGTCGAGCGCACCCCGCCCGAGCACGCCGGCCTCGGCGTCGGCACGCAACTCGGATTGGCCGTGGCGAAGGCGCTGGCCGTCGAAGCCGGGGACCCCGACCCGACGGCCACGGAGTTGGCGGTATGCGTCGGCCGCGGCGAGCGGTCGGCGATCGGCGTCCACGGGTTCGACCGCGGCGGGCTGATCGTGGAACCCGGCAAGGCGCCCGGGGAAGCCGTGTCGCCGCTCCTGACGCGAGTGCTACTCCCCGAGGCGTGGCGCGTCGCGGTGCTGCTGCCGAACGTGAGCGCGGTGTGGCACGGCGGCCGCGAGCGTGAGGCGTTCGCCGCCGCCCGCCCGTCCGGCCTCACGGACGTGCTGTGCCGCATCGCGCTGTTGGGAATGCTGCCCGCGGCGGTGGCCGGCGACCTGGACGGGTTCGGCGACGCGGTGTACGAGTTTAACCGCCGGGCCGGCGAGCCGTTCGCCGCCGCGCAGGGCGGCGCCTACGCCGACCCCGCGGTGGCGGCGCTGGTGGACGCGTTGCGCAGCCGCGGGGTGAGGGGCGTGGGGCAGAGTTCGTGGGGGCCGTCGGTGTTCGCGGTGGTGGGCTCGGCGGACGAGGCGGCGCGGCTGGCAACGACGCTGCCCGGCGGCGTCCGCGGCTGGGTGGCGCGGGCGTCGGCCGGGCACGTCGTCGAGCGGGGTTGA
- a CDS encoding carbohydrate kinase family protein, with amino-acid sequence MTRPVVGIGELLWDVFPDGRRVAGGAPFNFAFHCRQLGHAGTVVSRVGDDALGRELRDEVRRLGLTDEFIQTDPERPTGTVQVTLDAAGVPAYRITEGVAWDAIAWDEPTARLMYDAAAVCFGSLVQREVTSRETVYRLLANVYGFVGEGRPLDLFPWAEADHAAGAAGPRKLVVFDVNLRQHYYDRETLRRGLREANWCKLNDEELALLVGLFDLDGATDSAALDALRRLDHAGKDTICLTRGASGATVRRVWWEEMPDDCTDVRREVECDEPAPPADVIDTVGAGDAFTAAMVCLHLEGRPLRDCLRFALHYAARVCEHRGATPRIDRAEVERAALGTP; translated from the coding sequence ATGACGCGACCCGTCGTCGGCATCGGCGAACTGCTGTGGGACGTGTTCCCCGACGGCCGCCGCGTCGCCGGCGGGGCGCCGTTCAACTTCGCCTTCCACTGCCGCCAGCTCGGCCACGCCGGCACCGTCGTGTCGCGCGTCGGCGACGACGCCCTCGGCCGCGAGCTGCGCGACGAAGTCCGCCGCCTGGGCCTGACGGACGAGTTCATCCAGACCGACCCGGAGCGCCCGACCGGCACCGTACAAGTGACACTCGACGCGGCCGGCGTGCCGGCGTACCGCATCACTGAAGGCGTGGCCTGGGACGCGATCGCGTGGGACGAGCCGACGGCGCGGCTGATGTACGACGCGGCGGCCGTCTGCTTCGGGTCGCTCGTACAGCGCGAAGTCACATCTCGGGAGACTGTTTACCGGCTGCTGGCGAACGTGTACGGGTTCGTGGGCGAGGGCCGGCCACTGGACCTGTTCCCGTGGGCCGAGGCGGACCACGCCGCGGGTGCCGCCGGGCCGCGGAAGCTGGTCGTCTTCGACGTCAACCTGCGGCAGCACTACTACGACCGCGAGACGCTGCGCCGGGGCCTGCGGGAGGCGAACTGGTGCAAGCTAAACGACGAGGAATTGGCCCTGCTCGTCGGGCTGTTCGACCTCGACGGGGCGACCGACTCGGCCGCCCTCGACGCGCTCCGGCGGCTCGACCACGCCGGGAAGGACACGATTTGCCTGACCCGCGGCGCGAGCGGGGCGACGGTCCGCCGGGTGTGGTGGGAGGAGATGCCCGACGACTGCACCGATGTCCGCCGCGAAGTTGAATGCGACGAGCCCGCGCCGCCGGCCGACGTGATCGACACCGTCGGCGCGGGCGACGCGTTTACCGCCGCGATGGTGTGCCTCCACCTGGAGGGCCGGCCGCTGCGCGACTGCCTGCGGTTCGCGCTGCACTACGCGGCCCGGGTGTGCGAGCACCGCGGGGCCACCCCGCGGATCGACCGCGCCGAGGTCGAGCGCGCCGCGCTCGGGACGCCGTGA
- a CDS encoding GNAT family N-acetyltransferase, which translates to MMRPDWRPPTLDTPRLVLRPFEEADAEPLFSLAANPAVTRFTLWDHHQTLADTRVFVRDYARSRYAEGVPEPLAVCLKADPRRWPVGAVGVFWASQSNRVMELGYWLGEPFWGAGYAAEACRVAVTHAFAAYAVERIQARVIAGNDASVRVLEKVGFRAEGTLRGSLYRRGRQEDVRFYATLRGDWTGERPGTAVPGRRGTT; encoded by the coding sequence ATGATGCGCCCCGACTGGCGGCCGCCGACCCTCGACACCCCCCGCCTCGTCCTCCGCCCGTTCGAGGAGGCCGACGCCGAGCCGCTGTTCTCGCTCGCCGCGAACCCGGCCGTCACCCGGTTCACCCTCTGGGACCACCACCAGACACTCGCCGACACGCGGGTGTTCGTGCGCGACTACGCCCGCAGCCGCTACGCCGAGGGGGTGCCGGAGCCGCTGGCGGTCTGTCTGAAGGCCGACCCGCGGCGCTGGCCGGTCGGTGCGGTCGGGGTGTTCTGGGCGTCGCAGTCGAACCGCGTGATGGAACTCGGCTACTGGCTCGGCGAGCCGTTCTGGGGCGCCGGCTACGCCGCGGAGGCGTGCCGGGTCGCGGTGACGCACGCGTTCGCGGCCTACGCCGTGGAGCGGATTCAGGCGCGGGTGATCGCCGGGAACGACGCCAGCGTGCGGGTGCTGGAGAAGGTCGGGTTTCGAGCGGAGGGAACGCTGCGGGGGAGCCTGTACCGGCGTGGAAGACAGGAGGACGTGCGGTTCTACGCGACCCTGCGGGGGGATTGGACGGGCGAACGCCCGGGGACGGCCGTCCCCGGGCGTCGCGGGACGACTTAG
- a CDS encoding DUF1328 domain-containing protein — translation MARLAILFFVIALVAALFGFGGIAGEAAWIGKLLLIVFLILAVVSMVFGRRTTDIT, via the coding sequence ATGGCACGCCTGGCGATCCTGTTCTTCGTCATCGCGCTGGTCGCGGCGCTGTTCGGCTTCGGCGGCATCGCCGGCGAGGCCGCCTGGATCGGGAAGCTCCTGCTGATCGTGTTCCTCATCCTCGCCGTCGTGTCGATGGTCTTCGGCCGCCGCACCACCGACATCACCTGA
- a CDS encoding enoyl-CoA hydratase/isomerase family protein, with the protein MPDLVRYDRDGPAAVVTIDRPDRRNALSRALISHLSDAVSRAADDDAVRAVILTGTGPAFCAGMDLDELRATLGDEQHMVWDDAARLSALYEQIYALPKPTVAAVNGAAVAGGAGLVTVCDLAVAVSAAKFGYPEVRRGLVAAMVLPHLLRHVGERTARWMLLTGELIDAAAAERAGLVNAVVPAEALLDTARAWCRSLAEGGPKALATTKELLRRCSRQAVGVDELARASAEPRLTDECRGGLAAFFEKRPVPWAPQ; encoded by the coding sequence ATGCCCGACCTCGTCCGCTACGACCGCGACGGCCCCGCCGCGGTAGTCACCATCGACCGCCCCGACCGGCGCAACGCCCTCAGCCGCGCCCTCATCTCGCACCTCAGCGACGCCGTCAGCCGCGCCGCCGACGACGATGCCGTTCGTGCCGTCATCCTCACCGGCACCGGCCCCGCGTTCTGCGCCGGCATGGACCTCGACGAACTCCGCGCCACCCTCGGCGACGAGCAGCACATGGTCTGGGACGACGCCGCGCGACTGTCGGCGCTGTACGAGCAGATTTACGCCCTCCCCAAACCCACAGTCGCGGCGGTGAACGGGGCGGCGGTCGCCGGCGGGGCGGGCCTCGTCACCGTGTGCGACCTGGCGGTCGCGGTGTCGGCGGCGAAGTTCGGCTACCCCGAGGTGCGGCGCGGCCTTGTCGCCGCGATGGTGCTGCCGCACCTGCTCCGGCACGTCGGCGAGCGCACGGCGCGATGGATGCTCCTCACCGGCGAGCTGATCGACGCCGCGGCCGCCGAGCGCGCCGGGCTCGTCAACGCCGTGGTGCCGGCCGAGGCGCTGCTGGACACGGCGCGGGCGTGGTGCCGGTCGCTGGCCGAGGGCGGGCCGAAGGCGCTGGCGACGACGAAGGAGCTGTTGCGCCGCTGTTCCCGGCAGGCGGTCGGGGTGGACGAGCTGGCCCGCGCCAGCGCCGAGCCGCGACTGACCGACGAGTGTCGCGGCGGCCTGGCGGCGTTCTTCGAGAAGCGACCCGTGCCGTGGGCGCCCCAATGA
- a CDS encoding patatin-like phospholipase family protein produces the protein MDRCVRGTIGALLLAALAAAGCAIHPPRRPVPFTPPHAQPLAPADHPGGPAGEPVMAMSPVPGCLAPFDPAASDAYPMRRPRNVLALSSGAAYGAYAAGFINGWTDSGTRPEFDVVTGISTGALMAPFAFLGPEYDVHMGHLYTTLQTQDVFRIRTWVTIPFKDSVASSSPLQRLIEKEITPTLMTRIAEEHKKGRRLYVGTTNLDTRRLVVWDVGAIACRPCPEGCELFRDVLLASASVPGMMPPVRFRIDVDGERATELHADGAVSAQLFVPSHVFAAAAAGAAADPPAAGPGPHPPGGNLYAVVSGKLYPDAAPVRPRVLPVLGASVEGLIYAHCRGELANLYGLSRASGLRYHLTALDQGYQGLQTSVDFDRKGLKGLFDEGRRQGEGPAWMYGPPALSPGDGDYIRSGLRFRRPPAHVAGP, from the coding sequence ATGGACCGGTGCGTTCGGGGGACAATCGGGGCACTTCTGCTGGCGGCGCTGGCGGCGGCCGGGTGTGCCATCCACCCCCCCCGCCGGCCGGTGCCGTTCACGCCGCCACACGCCCAGCCGCTCGCCCCCGCCGACCACCCCGGCGGCCCCGCCGGCGAGCCGGTCATGGCCATGTCGCCGGTCCCCGGCTGCCTGGCCCCGTTCGACCCCGCCGCCTCCGACGCCTACCCCATGCGGCGGCCGCGGAACGTGCTGGCCCTGTCCAGCGGCGCCGCCTACGGCGCCTACGCCGCCGGGTTCATCAACGGCTGGACCGACAGCGGCACCCGCCCCGAGTTCGACGTGGTCACGGGCATCAGCACCGGCGCGCTGATGGCGCCGTTCGCGTTCCTCGGCCCCGAGTACGACGTCCACATGGGGCACCTGTACACGACCCTTCAGACGCAGGACGTGTTCCGCATCCGCACCTGGGTGACCATCCCGTTCAAGGACTCGGTCGCCAGCTCGTCCCCGCTCCAGCGGCTCATCGAGAAGGAGATTACCCCGACGCTGATGACCCGCATCGCCGAGGAGCACAAGAAGGGGCGGCGACTGTACGTGGGCACCACGAACCTGGACACCCGCCGGCTGGTAGTGTGGGACGTCGGGGCGATCGCGTGCCGGCCGTGCCCCGAGGGGTGCGAGCTGTTCCGGGACGTGCTGCTGGCGTCGGCCTCGGTGCCGGGGATGATGCCGCCGGTGCGGTTCCGCATCGACGTGGACGGCGAGCGGGCCACCGAGTTGCACGCCGACGGCGCCGTCTCGGCGCAGCTGTTCGTGCCGTCGCACGTGTTCGCGGCGGCGGCGGCCGGGGCGGCGGCCGACCCGCCGGCCGCGGGGCCCGGGCCGCACCCGCCGGGCGGGAACCTGTACGCGGTGGTGTCGGGGAAGCTGTACCCGGACGCGGCGCCGGTGCGGCCGCGGGTGCTGCCGGTGCTGGGGGCGTCGGTGGAGGGGCTGATCTACGCCCACTGCCGCGGCGAGCTGGCGAACCTGTACGGCCTGAGCCGGGCCAGCGGCCTGCGGTACCACCTGACGGCGCTGGACCAGGGTTACCAGGGGCTTCAGACGTCGGTGGACTTCGACCGGAAGGGGCTGAAGGGGCTGTTCGACGAGGGGCGGCGGCAGGGGGAGGGGCCGGCGTGGATGTACGGCCCGCCGGCGCTGAGCCCGGGCGACGGCGACTACATCCGCAGTGGGCTCCGGTTCCGTCGCCCGCCGGCGCATGTCGCGGGGCCGTGA
- a CDS encoding barstar family protein has translation MRLTRSGEGFKVSKEVYEIDGCEFATLQEFYEVVGRILIPGAEWGHNLDAFNDILRGGFGTPDGGFVLRWANSAVSRERLGYPDTVRQLERRLTRCHPTNRDLVGADLERARHSVGPTVFDWLVEIVEVHGAGGGEEEDGVELVLT, from the coding sequence GTGCGACTAACCCGTTCGGGAGAGGGCTTCAAGGTGTCGAAGGAGGTGTACGAGATCGACGGATGCGAGTTCGCAACCCTTCAGGAGTTTTACGAGGTGGTCGGCAGGATACTGATCCCCGGGGCCGAGTGGGGGCACAACCTCGACGCCTTCAACGACATTCTCCGGGGCGGGTTCGGCACCCCCGACGGCGGGTTCGTCCTGCGGTGGGCCAACTCGGCGGTGTCGCGCGAGCGGCTCGGCTACCCGGATACGGTACGGCAGTTGGAGCGCCGTCTGACCCGCTGCCACCCGACCAACCGCGACCTGGTCGGAGCCGACTTGGAGCGGGCGCGACACAGCGTCGGCCCCACGGTTTTCGACTGGCTGGTCGAGATCGTCGAGGTCCACGGGGCGGGCGGCGGGGAGGAGGAGGACGGCGTGGAGTTGGTCCTCACGTAG